In Populus alba chromosome 1, ASM523922v2, whole genome shotgun sequence, a single window of DNA contains:
- the LOC118042407 gene encoding uncharacterized protein encodes MGVPKQVLFLFVVILVCFSFGFVLCQNQDLSVLLEVKKSFEGDPEKVLHDWNESNPNSCTWTGVTCGLNSVDGSVQVVSLNLSDSSLSGSISPSLGSLQFLLHLDLSSNSLTGPIPTTLSNLSSLETLLLFSNQLTGPIPIQLGSITSLLVMRIGDNGLSGPVPASFGNLVNLVTLGLASCNLTGPIPPQLGQLSQVQNLILQQNQLEGPIPAELGNCSSLTVFTVALNNLNGSIPGELGRLQNLQILNLANNTLSGEIPTQLGEMSQLVYLNFMGNQLRGSIPKSLAKMGSLQNLDLSMNMLTGGVPEELGSMAQLVFLVLSNNNLSGVIPRSLCSNNTNLVSLILSEIQLSGPIPKELRLCPSLMQLDLSNNSLNGSIPNEIYESVQLTHLYLHNNSLVGSISPLIANLSNLKELALYHNNLQGNLPKEIGMLGNLEVLYLYDNLLSGEIPMEIGNCSNLQMIDFYGNHFSGEIPVTIGRLKGLNLLHLRQNELFGHIPATLGNCQQLTILDLADNGLSGGIPVTFGFLHALEQLMLYNNSLEGNLPDSLTNLRNLTRINLSKNRFNGSIAALCGSSSFLSFDVTSNAFGNEIPAPLGNSPSLERLRLGNNRFTGKIPWTLGQIRELSLLDLSGNLLTGQIPAQLMLCKKLAHIDLNNNLLYGSVPSWLGNLPELGELKLFSNQFTGSLPRELFNCSKLLVLSLDANLLNGTLPVEVGNLESLNVLNLNQNQLSGSIPLALGKLSNLYELRLSNNSFSGEIPSELGQLQNLQSILDLSYNNLSGQIPPSIGKLSKLEALDLSHNWLVGAVPPEVGSLSSLGKLNLSFNNLQGKLDKQFSHWPPEAFEGNLQLCGSPLNRCSIGDQQSGLSESSVVVISTITSLAAIALLALGLALFFKRRREFLKRVSEGNCIYSSSSSKAQRKTPFLKGTAKRDYRWDDIMEATNNLSDEFIIGSGGSGTIYRAEFQSGETVAVKKILWKDEFLLNKSFAREVKTLGRIRHRHLVKLIGYCSNKGAGCNLLIYEYMENGSLWDWLHQQPVNSKERQSLDWEARLKIGVGLAQGVEYLHHDCVPKIMHRDIKSSNVLLDSNMEAHLGDFGLAKALEENHDSNTESHSWFAGSYGYIAPEHAYSFKATEKSDVYSMGIVLMELVSGKTPTDATFGVDMDMVRWVERHTEKQGESARELIDPALKPLAPYEESAAYQMLEIALQCTKTTPQERPSSRHACVQLLHLYKNRMVDFDKMNIA; translated from the exons ATGGGTGTGCCAAAAcaagttttgtttctttttgttgtcaTTTTAGTGTGCTTTTCCTTTGGCTTTGTTTTGTGCCAAAACCAAGACCTCTCTGTTCTTTTGGAGGTGAAGAAATCATTCGAGGGAGACCCAGAAAAAGTTTTGCATGACTGGAATGAAAGCAACCCAAATTCATGCACATGGACGGGAGTTACCTGTGGCTTGAACTCGGTTGATGGCTCAGTGCAAGTTGTGAGTCTAAACTTATCTGACTCATCACTTTCCGGCTCAATATCACCCTCACTCGGTAGTTTACAGTTCCTGCTCCACCTTGATCTTTCTTCTAACAGCCTCACGGGTCCCATTCCAACTACTCTCTCAAATCTTTCTTCATTGGAAACTCTGCTTTTGTTCTCTAATCAACTCACTGGCCCCATTCCAATTCAACTCGGTTCGATCACGAGTCTCTTAGTAATGAGGATCGGTGATAATGGACTCAGTGGACCTGTTCCTGCCTCTTTCGGTAATCTTGTCAACTTAGTTACTCTTGGCTTGGCCTCATGCAATCTCACTGGCCCAATACCTCCCCAACTCGGACAACTAAGCCAAGTCCAGAACTTGATTTTACAGCAGAACCAACTTGAAGGACCGATTCCAGCCGAGCTAGGGAATTGTTCAAGCCTCACTGTCTTCACTGTAGCTCTCAACAATCTAAATGGATCAATCCCTGGAGAATTGGGTCGTCTTCAAAATCTCCAAATACTAAACCTGGCAAACAATACTCTCTCTGGAGAAATTCCGACTCAACTCGGGGAAATGAGTCAGCTCGTCTACCTGAATTTCATGGGAAACCAGCTTAGAGGTTCAATCCCAAAGTCCCTAGCAAAAATGGGTAGTCTTCAAAATCTTGATTTATCAATGAACATGCTCACTGGAGGCGTTCCAGAGGAGTTGGGCAGCATGGCTCAgcttgttttcttggttttatcAAATAACAATCTTTCCGGTGTGATACCAAGAAGCCTATGTTCAAACAATACCAATTTGGTGAGCTTGATTCTGTCAGAGATTCAACTTTCTGGCCCCATTCCGAAAGAATTAAGGTTATGTCCATCTCTGATGCAGCTTGACTTGTCCAACAACAGCCTTAATGGATCCATTCCTAATGAAATTTATGAGTCCGTTCAGTTGACTCATCTCTATCTCCACAACAACAGCTTGGTGGGTTCAATATCCCCTTTGATAGCAAACTTAAGCAATCTGAAGGAGCTTGCATTGTATCACAACAATTTGCAAGGCAATCTGCCTAAGGAGATTGGAATGCTTGGAAATCTTGAAGTCTTGTATCTATACGACAATCTGTTATCTGGGGAGATTCCTATGGAGATCGGCAATTGTTCAAACTTGCAAATGATTGATTTCTATGGAAATCATTTCAGTGGAGAGATTCCTGTTACTATTGGGAGGCTGAAGGGACTGAATCTGCTTCATTTGAGACAAAATGAGCTTTTCGGTCATATTCCCGCCACTTTGGGTAACTGTCAACAGCTAACTATTCTAGACTTGGCAGATAATGGCTTATCTGGTGGCATTCCAGTTActtttggatttcttcatgCTCTTGAGCAGCTCATGCTTTACAACAATTCCCTTGAAGGTAATCTTCCCGATTCGCTTACCAATTTACGAAATCTGACCAGAATCAATCTGTCTAAAAACAGATTCAATGGTAGCATCGCTGCATTATGTGGCTCgagttcttttctttcttttgatgtCACAAGCAATGCATTTGGGAATGAAATTCCTGCCCCGTTGGGAAATTCACCTTCTCTTGAAAGGCTTAGATTAGGGAACAACCGGTTTACTGGCAAAATCCCATGGACACTCGGTCAAATCCGAGAGTTGTCGTTGCTAGACCTGTCAGGGAATTTGCTCACAGGACAAATACCAGCACAGCTTATGTTGTGCAAGAAATTGGCACACATTGATCTCAACAACAACCTTCTTTATGGCTCTGTTCCATCATGGCTTGGAAATTTGCCAGAGTTAGGGGAGCTTAAGCTCTTCTCCAATCAATTTACAGGGTCTCTTCCTCGAGAGCTATTCAATTGTTCTAAATTGTTGGTGCTTTCCCTTGATGCTAACTTGCTGAATGGAACTCTTCCTGTGGAGGTTGGTAATCTAGAATCTCTAAATGTACTCAATCTCAATCAAAACCAATTATCAGGATCAATCCCTCTGGCCCTGGGTAAGCTGAGCAATCTGTATGAGCTTCGGCTCTCGAATAACAGTTTCAGTGGTGAAATACCTTCTGAACTAGGGCAACTCCAGAATCTCCAAAGCATTTTAGACCTCAGCTACAACAATCTCAGTGGTCAAATCCCACCTTCTATTGGTAAATTGTCCAAACTTGAAGCTCTTGACCTGTCTCACAATTGGCTAGTTGGAGCTGTCCCTCCTGAAGTTGGTAGCTTGAGCAGTCTTGGCAAGCTTAATCTCTCGTTCAATAATCTCCAAGGCAAACTGGACAAGCAATTCTCACACTGGCCACCTGAAGCATTTGAAGGAAACCTGCAGCTCTGTGGAAGCCCTCTTAATCGCTGCTCTATAGGTGATCAGCAGTCAGGCCTAAGTGAGTCGTCAGTGGTGGTAATCTCAACAATTACTTCCTTAGCTGCCATTGCTCTGCTCGCACTTGGACTTGCACTCTTCTTCAAACGCAGGCGAGAATTCCTCAAAAGGGTGAGTGAAGGGAACTGCATTTACTCTTCCAGTTCTTCCAAAGCTCAGCGCAAAACACCCTTTCTGAAGGGTACTGCCAAGAGAGACTACAGATGGGATGACATTATGGAAGCGACAAACAATCTTAGTGATGAGTTCATCATTGGCTCAGGTGGATCTGGAACAATATACAGAGCTGAATTTCAAAGTGGAGAAACTGTAGCGGTGAAGAAGATTTTGTGGAAAGATGAGTTTCTACTTAATAAAAGCTTCGCAAGAGAAGTAAAGACTCTTGGAAGGATTAGGCACAGGCATCTAGTGAAGCTGATAGGGTATTGTAGCAACAAAGGGGCGGGTTGTAATCTTTTGATTTATGAATACATGGAGAATGGGAGTTTGTGGGATTGGCTGCATCAACAACCAGTGAACAGCAAGGAGAGGCAAAGCCTGGACTGGGAGGCGAGATTAAAGATTGGCGTGGGATTAGCCCAGGGAGTGGAGTACCTTCACCATGATTGTGTACCTAAGATCATGCATAGAGATATCAAATCTAGCAATGTATTGCTTGATTCCAATATGGAGGCGCATTTAGGGGATTTTGGACTGGCAAAGGCACTAGAGGAGAATCATGACTCCAATACAGAGTCGCATTCATGGTTTGCGGGCTCTTACGGTTATATTGCTCCAG agCATGCATACTCGTTCAAGGCAACAGAGAAGAGTGATGTTTATAGCATGGGTATTGTGCTCATGGAACTCGTTAGTGGAAAAACGCCAACTGATGCAACCTTTGGTGTCGATATGGACATGGTGAGATGGGTAGAAAGACATACGGAAAAGCAAGGTGAAAGTGCTCGTGAGTTGATCGATCCTGCGTTGAAACCACTTGCGCCTTACGAAGAATCTGCAGCGTATCAAATGCTTGAAATAGCACTGCAGTGCACAAAAACCACCCCACAAGAGAGGCCCTCCTCCCGACATGCATGTGTTCAATTACTACATTTGTACAAGAATAGAATGGTGGATTTTGACAAGATGAATATAGCATAA
- the LOC118042412 gene encoding uncharacterized protein produces MVFSATVVGALLGLGTQMYSNALRKLPYMRHPWEHVVGMGLGVVFVNQLVKWDAQLEQDLDKMLQKAKEANERRYFDQDDD; encoded by the exons ATGGTATTCAGTGCAACAGTGGTAGGAGCACTGTTGGGGCTGGGCACCCAGATGTACTCCAATGCTCTCCGCAAACTTCCTTACATGCGCC ATCCGTGGGAACATGTGGTGGGCATGGGATTAGGAGTTGTTTTTGTGAATCAATTGGTCAAATGGGATGCTCAGCTTGAACAAGACCTTGACAAGATGCTTCAGAAAGCTAAGGAAGCCAATGAGCGCCGTTACTTTG ATCAAGATGATGATTAG
- the LOC118042399 gene encoding uncharacterized protein: MASSQIEIASSSPFVCVLRDHNRHEGCNRESNARAAAFQKNLQGLVRENLHTCISVSSDRASNDNPRNHINTSIDDHHQDLRRLPGNQDSIAKNVNDSSTRRSNQARILDQWAAMQARQMVSTIERQSEEAGLLITSLKKSSPTQQNSQDSESSNRGASSLVQIWEARLHRSDACLNRSRSLNNSRTSSASSQTETALFSAEERIRQSDIAHSTTKENNSRTSPASSHIENASSRAEERSRQSDIADSSTKEDTFVDCGTVTSAPSSIHFRDTDAGEPDKVKIVDIIRRLTSDGNDHDQNLNGAGDCLSGERRNSSGSDRTEQKVLPQVVNPPKIRGRQAFNDLLLQMEQERHRELGWLGERQAVSKFSQRGRIQSLLRLRFLHRSMAFEDQQRPRSPQSTTSCNGDRSQQGSTIMHLRERFSAGVEQATTLSGSTTPRSTTEMVNSIVQRYASVHNELTSDSCQQETSTSDEQESESQVENSASATCEVNEKVLEETCAVPGITWQGTSRLVQIFDPPETSETTPPLNDWDENEIGEEGEEYFEQINYDWFSDIARPRSYWEDQRKARYEEKLGSNSDNDEIRQLLERGTVSNFLASDLRDRIDQLMMSHAQRQASQEDEELEEDSQERMGQLMLSYFQRHLHPAGSQEEEQEHEQEQELDGRSEVEETVEEEFISEEGSPSSHQYMEATDYFDQSSPSQHSPYPFRSWNYSDDNEVADVCEQAQTTPLHLPLPPQASSQERRYSSSKSHSSLEMEFVYDLKGHMEQLQREMSELRKSIQSCMEMQMNLQNSLKAREVYPVQGNGENSPDRRPNKRSCCICYGKQVDSFLYRCGHMCTCLECAHGLRQGSGKCPICRAPILDVVRAYLDS; the protein is encoded by the exons ATGGCTTCTTCCCAGATTGAGATTGCTTCGTCTTCACCGTTTGTTTGTGTTCTAAGAGATCACAATCGCCATGAAGGATGTAATAGAGAGAGCAATGCCAGGGCTGCTGCTTTTCAAAAGAATCTTCAAGGATTGGTTAGAGAAAATCTCCATACTTGCATCTCTGTTTCTTCTGATCGTGCCTCTAATGACAATCCAAGAAATCATATTAATACCAGTATTGATGATCATCATCAAGACTTACGGCGCTTACCCGGTAACCAAGATAGCATTGCCAAGAATGTAAATGATTCTTCGACTAGGAGAAGCAACCAAGCGAGAATTCTTGACCAATGGGCCGCTATGCAGGCTCGACAAATGGTGTCAACAATTGAGAGGCAGAGTGAGGAGGCAGGGTTATTGATTACATCTTTGAAGAAATCATCTCCGACGCAACAGAACTCTCAAGACTCTGAAAGTTCTAATCGCGGGGCCTCTTCTCTCGTTCAGATATGGGAGGCGAGGCTACATCGATCGGATGCGTGCCTTAATAGGTCCCGTAGCCTGAACAATAGCAGGACAAGCTCTGCATCTAGCCAGACTGAAACTGCTCTGTTCAGCGCTGAAGAGAGAATAAGACAATCTGATATAGCCCACTCTACTACAAAAGAGAACAATAGCAGGACAAGTCCTGCATCTAGCCATATTGAAAATGCATCATCCAGAGCTGAAGAGAGATCAAGACAATCTGATATAGCCGACTCTAGTACAAAAGAGGACACTTTTGTGGATTGTGGCACGGTAACGAGTGCACCTTCATCCATACATTTCAGGGATACAGATGCAGGAGAGCCCGATAAAGTTAAGATTGTTGACATCATTAGGAGACTAACATCTGATGGAAATGATCACGATCAGAACTTGAACGGTGCTGGTGATTGCCTATCCGGAGAGCGTAGGAATTCTTCAGGTTCTGATCGGACAGAGCAGAAAGTCTTGCCACAGGTTGTAAATCCACCAAAGATAAGAGGACGACAAGCCTTTAATGATTTACTTCTGCAAATGGAGCAAGAAAGACATAGAGAGCTTGGCTGGTTAGGAGAACGCCAAGCtgtttcaaaattttctcaacGTGGCCGTATACAG TCCTTGCTTCGTCTGAGATTCCTGCATCGTAGTATGGCGTTTGAAGATCAACAGCGACCGCGATCGCCTCAATCAACAACATCGTGCAATGGTGACCGTTCACAACAAGGGTCTACCATCATGCATCTCAG GGAGAGATTTAGTGCAGGAGTGGAGCAAGCCACAACTCTGAGTGGCTCTACTACTCCAAGAAGCACTACAGAGATGGTCAATAGCATTGTGCAGAGGTATGCTTCCGTACACAATGAGTTGACTTCAGATAGTTGTCAGCAAGAAACTTCTACTAGTGATGAGCAGGAGAGTGAATCCCAAGTTGAGAATTCAGCATCAGCCACATGTGAAGTCAACGAAAAAGTTCTTGAAGAAACTTGTGCAGTTCCGGGTATCACATGGCAAGGAACAAGCCGGCTGGTTCAAATTTTTGATCCACCAGAAACTTCTGAAACAACACCACCCTTGAATGACTGGGATGAGAATGAGATAGGAGAGGAGGGGGAGGAGTATTTTGAACAAATCAATTACGATTGGTTTAGTGATATTGCTCGCCCTCGAAGTTACTGGGAAGATCAAAGAAAAGCACGGTATGAAGAGAAGCTTGGTTCTAACTCAGACAATGATGAGATAAGGCAACTCCTTGAAAG AGGAACAGTCTCAAATTTTCTTGCTAGTGACTTACGAGACAGAATAGACCAATTGATGATGTCTCATGCACAAAGACAAGCCAGTCAAGAAGATGAAGAACTAGAAGAGGATAGTCAGGAGAGAATGGGACAGCTGATGTTGTCTTACTTCCAAAGGCACTTACACCCAGCAGGCAgtcaagaagaagaacaagagcatgaacaagaacaagaactgGATGGAAGAAGTGAAGTAGAAGAGACAGTAGAAGAAGAATTCATATCAGAAGAAGGAAGCCCATCTAGCCATCAATACATGGAAGCCACTGACTATTTTGATCAATCCTCACCATCTCAGCATTCTCCGTATCCGTTTAGGTCATGGAATTACAGTGATGATAATGAAGTTGCCGATGTTTGTGAACAGGCTCAAACTACACCTTTGCACCTACCTCTTCCACCTCAAGCTTCCAGTCAAGAGAGGCGTTACTCTTCCTCTAAAAGTCATTCATCACTT GAAATGGAATTCGTGTACGATTTAAAAGGCCATATGGAGCAACTTCAGCGTGAAATGTCAGAACTCCGAAAATCAATTCAGAGCTGCATGGAAATGCAAATGAATTTGCAGAACTCCTTGAAGGCGCGGGAAGTATATCCAG TTCAAGGGAATGGAGAGAATTCGCCTGATAGGAGACCAAACAAACGTAGCTGCTGTATCTGCTATGGAAAGCAGGTCGACTCTTTTCTGTATAG ATGTGGGCATATGTGCACGTGTCTCGAATGCGCCCATGGGCTGCGGCAGGGCAGTGGAAAATGTCCAATTTGTCGAGCTCCAATATTGGATGTCGTGAGAGCATACCTGGATTCATAG